The genomic window GTCACGGCGCACGAGATCGGTCACACGCTGGGCCTGGCCCACAACTACATCGCTTCGACCTACGATCGTGGTTCGGTGATGGACTACCCTGCCCCGCGAATCCGGATGACCAATGGCCGGCCCGATATCTCGGCCGCCTATGACGTGGGCCCCGGCGAGTACGACGTCTGGGCGATCCGCTGGGGCTACGGCATCTGGCCCGCAGCGGTGGAGGCGGACTCGTTGCGCGCGATTGTCGCCGACGGCCTGCGGAAGGGCTATCGCTTCCTCTCCGACAACGACGCCCGCCCCGAATCGGCGAGTGACCCCCGCACCAATCTCTGGGATGATGCGGCGACCGCAGAGGAGTTCCTGAGGCACCAGATGGAGGTGCGGCGTTGGGGCATCGCGCACTTCGGCCTCCGCAACATCCGCGACGGTGAGCCGATCGCGACGCTGCAGGAGCGCTTCGTGCCGCTCTACTTCTGGCATCGCTTCGCAATCAACTCGCTGGTGAAGACCGTCGGTGGGATGGAGTATGCCTACGCCGTAAAGGGCGATGGGCAGCAGGCGACGCGGATGATCTCGGCCGACCGTCAACGCGCGGCCCTCGCCCAGTTGCTCACCACCCTCGAGCCGTCCGAATTGGCGATCCCCGATTCCATTCAGACGCTGATGGCCCCTCGGCCCGGCGGCTACCCCGAATCGGTGGAGCTCTTTGCGACCCGCAGTCGCCCGGGCTTCGATGCGCTGAGCGCTGCGCGCACGCTGGCCCAGTTCACCGTCGACGGCTTGTTGCAGCGGGAGCGTGCCGCGCGCCTGGTGATCGGGGCGGTGCGCCACTCGGGCCAGCTCACGTTCGAGGAAGTGATCGACCGCCTCGTGGCGGCCACCTGGCGCGGTGCTGCGACCACGCCAACCGAAGCTGCCTTGCGCCGTGTTACCCAGCGGGCCGTCGTGGATCGGATGCTGACCCTCGCGGCTGACCGGGACGCTGCCCAGGAAGTCCGTGATGTCGTGGAATTGAAGCTGGCCGCGCTCGGGACCGACGCGAAGGCGCGGTCCGTGGTTGGGGTGGTCACGGCGCGGGCCCATTGGGCCGCGATCTCCGCGGACATCACCCGGTGGCGCGAACGTCGCGAACTGCCGACACCCTCCCCGGCCCTGCGCGCCCCGCCGGGAGACCCCTTCGGCGACGACGGCCGGCCATGAATCCAGCCGACTGCATCCAACGGACGACGTGGAGCGAACCGAGGGGAGATGACAGGAATGCTCCTCACTCCCGGCGTGATGATGGGTGACCTCGACGCTGCCGAACTCTTCGGCCGCATCGCTCGCGGCGACCAGCGTGCGGTGGCCGACTGCGTCCAGACCTTCGGCGGGCTGGTGCAGGCGCTGGCGAAGCGCTGGAACCACGATCCCGCTGATGCCGAGGATGCGGTGCAGGAGATCTTCATCGACCTGTGGAAGAGCGCCGGTCGATACGACCCAGCCAAGTGTTCCCCGCGGGGCTTCGTGGCAATGATCGCGAGGCGCCGACTGATTGATCGGGCTCGGAAGCGCGGACGCGCCCCGGTGATGGTCGCCTTCCCCGAAGATTTCGATCCGGCCGCCGAGACGACCGGAGCGGCGGAGGTGCTGGAGCACGGCGATGCGGCGCGCCGCGTGCTCGCCGAGTTGACGCCGATGCAACGACGGATGCTGGAGATGACCCTGCTCGAAGGAAAGACGCATGAGGAGGTGGCGCTTGAGACCGACACGCCCCTCGGCACGGTCAAGTCGCACGTGCGTCGTGGCCTGCTGCGGGCCCGGGCGTTGATGGGTGTGGGCCAGTCCAACGAAGGGGGTGCTCGATGACCGACATGCAACGCCCCTCCGACGAGGAGCTGATCGAGGCGGAGCTTGCGGCCGCGCTGGTGGCGGGCGAAGAATCTCCCCTCTCGCGCGAGCTGACCGCCACCCTCATCAGCCGGGGCGAGGCGGATGTCTCCCCAGTGATCGATCTCGGGGCGCGGCGCACGACGGGCGTGCCATGGTGGACCGGGTGGGCCGCCGCCGCCGCGATCGCCCTCTGGGCCATGGTCGGCCGCAGTCCGGGGCCCACCGTGATCACCGGGCCGAGTGTGGCTGCCTTGCGGGCAACGCTCTTGCCGACCGCCGGCGAACTCTCCTGGACGCGTGGCCCCGACGAGGCGGCCGACAGCGCGCACGGCGACGTGGTGTGGAGCGATTCCGCACAGACCGGCGTGATGCGATTCCACCAGCTCGCCGCCAACGACCCGACCAAGGAGCAGTACCAGCTCTGGATCTTCGATGCGTCGGGCGATGAACGCTATCCCGTGGACGGCGGCGTCTTCAATGTGGCCGCCGGCACTGCGGAGGCGCTGGTGCCGATCGACCCGGCCATCCGGGTCACGAAGGCGACGCTGTTTGTGGTGACGGTCGAGAAGCCCGGTGGCGTGGTGGTGTCGGACCGATCGCGTGTGGCATTGATCGCGAAGCGCGGCGCCTAGTCGCTCGCGTCGCACGCGAAAACACAACGGGGCGACGCGTGATGCGTCGCCCCGTTGCGTTGGTACGTCGTGCCGAGGCCGTTACGGCTTGGCGGGCGGCACGGGGGTCGTGTAGGTGACCTGATCGCGACCCTTGTTGACGGCCGGGATGCCCTTGACCATCCACTCCGGGGCGGCTGCGCCCTTGAGCTTGGTGTCGAAGAACTGCTGCATCCGCATGGCCATGTCCTTCTGATTGGCGCGCGACGCCGGGTTGTGCACGTCACCGTTGTAGTTGATGAGGTACACCTCCTTGTTCAACCGGCGGAGGCCGACGAACAACTCGATCCCCTGCCACCAGGGCACCGCGTCGTCCTGGTCGTTGTGCATGATGAAGAGCGGCGTCGTCACGCGCTGCAGGTGGAAGAGCGGCGAGTTCTCGAGGTAGAGATCCTGCGCCTCCCACAGCGACTTGCCGATGCGGCTCTGCCCCTTCTCGTACTGGAAGGCGCGCGCCAGGCCACTGCCCCACCGGATGCCGCCGTAGGCCGACGTCATGTTGGCGACGGGGGCACCGGCCATC from Gemmatimonadota bacterium includes these protein-coding regions:
- a CDS encoding sigma-70 family RNA polymerase sigma factor, encoding MGDLDAAELFGRIARGDQRAVADCVQTFGGLVQALAKRWNHDPADAEDAVQEIFIDLWKSAGRYDPAKCSPRGFVAMIARRRLIDRARKRGRAPVMVAFPEDFDPAAETTGAAEVLEHGDAARRVLAELTPMQRRMLEMTLLEGKTHEEVALETDTPLGTVKSHVRRGLLRARALMGVGQSNEGGAR
- a CDS encoding anti-sigma factor, which translates into the protein MTDMQRPSDEELIEAELAAALVAGEESPLSRELTATLISRGEADVSPVIDLGARRTTGVPWWTGWAAAAAIALWAMVGRSPGPTVITGPSVAALRATLLPTAGELSWTRGPDEAADSAHGDVVWSDSAQTGVMRFHQLAANDPTKEQYQLWIFDASGDERYPVDGGVFNVAAGTAEALVPIDPAIRVTKATLFVVTVEKPGGVVVSDRSRVALIAKRGA